In the Rhinatrema bivittatum chromosome 6, aRhiBiv1.1, whole genome shotgun sequence genome, one interval contains:
- the LOC115094273 gene encoding zinc finger protein 282-like isoform X7: MQTGKEKSMSEKTFGRFQASVVFNDVAIYFSEEEWKLLKQWQKDLYTNVMKEIHGALISLGYTIVNPDVLVRVSKGEEPCLGKHHDSERRKCRSPFSSCSDLKPDILIRIKESEISSSSDQQNFEEREIINPDITDCIDDSAEYSSEHKHEEKTNRNNHDMKETGSIDSPKIIGEQPATTFVFPLSIKQEEEPHPIAHEDSKKREDTSSPCTSYPVFNPELSLWIKEEDDSQYPEHPDSEGRESVNSLNSGLAWK, encoded by the exons TTTCAGGCATCAGTTGTGTTCAACGATGTAGCAATTTATTTCTCAGAAGAGGAGTGGAAGCTTTTGAAACAATGGCAGAAGGATCTTTACACGAATGTGATGAAGGAAATCCATGGGGCCTTGATCTCATTGG GCTATACAATTGTCAATCCTGATGTTTTAGTTAGGGTTAGCAAAGGGGAAGAACCATGTCTCGGGAAACATCATGATTCTGAAAGAAGAAAATGTAGAAGCCCCTTCAGCA GCTGTTCAGATCTCAAGCCAGACATTTTGATAAGAATTAAAGAAAGTGAAATTTCCTCTTCAAGTGACCAGCAAAACTTTGAGGAAAGAGAGATTATTAATCCTGACATAA cagactgtATAGATGACAGTGCTGAATATTCTTCGGAGCATAAGCATGAGGAGAAAACAAATAGGAATAATCATGACATGAAGGAAACAGGAAGTATAGACAGTCCCAAGATTATTGGTG AACAGCCAGCTACCACATTTGTCTTTCCGTTAAGCATTAAGCAAGAGGAGGAACCACATCCCATTGCTCATGAGGATTCAAAGAAAAGAGAAGATACAAGCAGTCCATGTACAA GCTACCCGGTTTTTAATCCTGAGCTTTCGTTATGGATTAAGGAAGAGGACGATTCACAGTACCCTGAACATCCTGATTCAGAGGGAAGGGAAAGCGTTAATAGCCTCAACTCAG
- the LOC115094273 gene encoding zinc finger protein 282-like isoform X8, giving the protein MQTGKEKSMSEKTFGRFQASVVFNDVAIYFSEEEWKLLKQWQKDLYTNVMKEIHGALISLGYTIVNPDVLVRVSKGEEPCLGKHHDSERRKCRSPFSSCSDLKPDILIRIKESEISSSSDQQNFEEREIINPDITDCIDDSAEYSSEHKHEEKTNRNNHDMKETGSIDSPKIIGEQPATTFVFPLSIKQEEEPHPIAHEDSKKREDTSSPCTSYPVFNPELSLWIKEEDDSQYPEHPDSEGRESVNSLNSGKNIR; this is encoded by the exons TTTCAGGCATCAGTTGTGTTCAACGATGTAGCAATTTATTTCTCAGAAGAGGAGTGGAAGCTTTTGAAACAATGGCAGAAGGATCTTTACACGAATGTGATGAAGGAAATCCATGGGGCCTTGATCTCATTGG GCTATACAATTGTCAATCCTGATGTTTTAGTTAGGGTTAGCAAAGGGGAAGAACCATGTCTCGGGAAACATCATGATTCTGAAAGAAGAAAATGTAGAAGCCCCTTCAGCA GCTGTTCAGATCTCAAGCCAGACATTTTGATAAGAATTAAAGAAAGTGAAATTTCCTCTTCAAGTGACCAGCAAAACTTTGAGGAAAGAGAGATTATTAATCCTGACATAA cagactgtATAGATGACAGTGCTGAATATTCTTCGGAGCATAAGCATGAGGAGAAAACAAATAGGAATAATCATGACATGAAGGAAACAGGAAGTATAGACAGTCCCAAGATTATTGGTG AACAGCCAGCTACCACATTTGTCTTTCCGTTAAGCATTAAGCAAGAGGAGGAACCACATCCCATTGCTCATGAGGATTCAAAGAAAAGAGAAGATACAAGCAGTCCATGTACAA GCTACCCGGTTTTTAATCCTGAGCTTTCGTTATGGATTAAGGAAGAGGACGATTCACAGTACCCTGAACATCCTGATTCAGAGGGAAGGGAAAGCGTTAATAGCCTCAACTCAG
- the LOC115094273 gene encoding zinc finger protein 282-like isoform X6 — translation MQTGKEKSMSEKTFGRFQASVVFNDVAIYFSEEEWKLLKQWQKDLYTNVMKEIHGALISLGYTIVNPDVLVRVSKGEEPCLGKHHDSERRKCRSPFSSCSDLKPDILIRIKESEISSSSDQQNFEEREIINPDITDCIDDSAEYSSEHKHEEKTNRNNHDMKETGSIDSPKIIGEQPATTFVFPLSIKQEEEPHPIAHEDSKKREDTSSPCTSYPVFNPELSLWIKEEDDSQYPEHPDSEGRESVNSLNSGTSHFG, via the exons TTTCAGGCATCAGTTGTGTTCAACGATGTAGCAATTTATTTCTCAGAAGAGGAGTGGAAGCTTTTGAAACAATGGCAGAAGGATCTTTACACGAATGTGATGAAGGAAATCCATGGGGCCTTGATCTCATTGG GCTATACAATTGTCAATCCTGATGTTTTAGTTAGGGTTAGCAAAGGGGAAGAACCATGTCTCGGGAAACATCATGATTCTGAAAGAAGAAAATGTAGAAGCCCCTTCAGCA GCTGTTCAGATCTCAAGCCAGACATTTTGATAAGAATTAAAGAAAGTGAAATTTCCTCTTCAAGTGACCAGCAAAACTTTGAGGAAAGAGAGATTATTAATCCTGACATAA cagactgtATAGATGACAGTGCTGAATATTCTTCGGAGCATAAGCATGAGGAGAAAACAAATAGGAATAATCATGACATGAAGGAAACAGGAAGTATAGACAGTCCCAAGATTATTGGTG AACAGCCAGCTACCACATTTGTCTTTCCGTTAAGCATTAAGCAAGAGGAGGAACCACATCCCATTGCTCATGAGGATTCAAAGAAAAGAGAAGATACAAGCAGTCCATGTACAA GCTACCCGGTTTTTAATCCTGAGCTTTCGTTATGGATTAAGGAAGAGGACGATTCACAGTACCCTGAACATCCTGATTCAGAGGGAAGGGAAAGCGTTAATAGCCTCAACTCAG
- the LOC115094273 gene encoding zinc finger protein 282-like isoform X9 has protein sequence MQTGKEKSMSEKTFGRFQASVVFNDVAIYFSEEEWKLLKQWQKDLYTNVMKEIHGALISLGYTIVNPDVLVRVSKGEEPCLGKHHDSERRKCRSPFSSCSDLKPDILIRIKESEISSSSDQQNFEEREIINPDITDCIDDSAEYSSEHKHEEKTNRNNHDMKETGSIDSPKIIGEQPATTFVFPLSIKQEEEPHPIAHEDSKKREDTSSPCTSYPVFNPELSLWIKEEDDSQYPEHPDSEGRESVNSLNSEH, from the exons TTTCAGGCATCAGTTGTGTTCAACGATGTAGCAATTTATTTCTCAGAAGAGGAGTGGAAGCTTTTGAAACAATGGCAGAAGGATCTTTACACGAATGTGATGAAGGAAATCCATGGGGCCTTGATCTCATTGG GCTATACAATTGTCAATCCTGATGTTTTAGTTAGGGTTAGCAAAGGGGAAGAACCATGTCTCGGGAAACATCATGATTCTGAAAGAAGAAAATGTAGAAGCCCCTTCAGCA GCTGTTCAGATCTCAAGCCAGACATTTTGATAAGAATTAAAGAAAGTGAAATTTCCTCTTCAAGTGACCAGCAAAACTTTGAGGAAAGAGAGATTATTAATCCTGACATAA cagactgtATAGATGACAGTGCTGAATATTCTTCGGAGCATAAGCATGAGGAGAAAACAAATAGGAATAATCATGACATGAAGGAAACAGGAAGTATAGACAGTCCCAAGATTATTGGTG AACAGCCAGCTACCACATTTGTCTTTCCGTTAAGCATTAAGCAAGAGGAGGAACCACATCCCATTGCTCATGAGGATTCAAAGAAAAGAGAAGATACAAGCAGTCCATGTACAA GCTACCCGGTTTTTAATCCTGAGCTTTCGTTATGGATTAAGGAAGAGGACGATTCACAGTACCCTGAACATCCTGATTCAGAGGGAAGGGAAAGCGTTAATAGCCTCAACTCAG